The proteins below are encoded in one region of Silene latifolia isolate original U9 population chromosome 2, ASM4854445v1, whole genome shotgun sequence:
- the LOC141640826 gene encoding uncharacterized protein LOC141640826, whose protein sequence is MLLLRAFSSFSRASGLSMNSSKSEVYYNGVGQQLKEDIQQATGFVEGAMPFRYLGVPIKAGRLTKTECNTIAEKMVGRIRSLGARKLSYAGRVVLINSVLNTLYSYWASIFLLPKSIIKRIESICRNYLWDGNTEYHRVPLIAWDKVTLPKEEGGLGIKKAQTWNYATVAKLVDWIYGKADRLWIRWINQIYLKGRDWHEYVPPADAAWSWKNICKVKELMKNGYSDGQWTADAKGYSIRSGYDWLRLQQPKQDWVSLVWNKWNIPKHSIIAWIIMNNGLNVKEKLCKIGYCTNDCCLICGNDVETQAHLFFDCSYSQKVLLQMESWCGFPLQTNRSMGMLSPKGNLKQKVHCLMVTACYYQVWMQRNGARMKQVLLRPEKVAAIIIEEVKNRIRRKITQPVSSNEKILLERWGVLGVS, encoded by the coding sequence ATGCTGCTACTCAGGGCTTTCTCTTCCTTTTCTAGAGCTTCTGGACTGTCTATGAACAGCTCTAAATCAGAGGTCTATTATAATGGAGTTGGGCAGCAGCTTAAAGAGGACATACAACAGGCTACAGGTTTTGTGGAGGGAGCTATGCCTTTCAGATATCTTGGAGTCCCTATCAAAGCTGGTAGACTGACTAAAACTGAGTGCAATACCATAGCAGAGAAGATGGTGGGAAGAATTAGAAGTCTTGGGGCAAGGAAGCTTTCCTATGCAGGTAGGGTAGTACTCATCAACTCAGTTCTGAATACTCTCTACTCTTATTGGGCTAGTATTTTTCTGCTGCCAAAAAGCATTATCAAGAGAATTGAGAGCATTTGCAGAAATTATCTCTGGGATGGCAATACTGAGTATCACAGGGTCCCATTGATTGCTTGGGATAAGGTAACATTGCCTAAAGAAGAGGGAGGTCTGGGAATTAAGAAGGCACAGACATGGAATTATGCAACAGTGGCCAAACTGGTGGACTGGATTTATGGGAAAGCGGATAGACTGTGGATAAGATGGATCAACCAAATATATTTAAAAGGAAGGGACTGGCATGAGTATGTCCCTCCTGCTGATGCTGCTTGGTCGTGGAAAAACATATGCAAAGTTAAAGAACTGATGAAAAATGGATACTCTGATGGACAATGGACTGCTGATGCTAAAGGGTATTCCATAAGAAGTGGTTATGATTGGCTTAGGTTGCAACAGCCTAAGCAAGACTGGGTATCTCTGGTTTGGAACAAATGGAACATACCCAAGCATTCCATTATTGCTTGGATTATTATGAATAATGGACTGAATGTGAAGGAGAAGCTATGCAAAATAGGGTACTGTACTAATGACTGTTGCTTGATCTGTGGCAATGATGTTGAGACACAGGCACATTTATTTTTTGATTGCAGCTACAGTCAGAAGGTGCTACTTCAGATGGAGAGCTGGTGTGGCTTCCCACTGCAGACTAACAGGAGCATGGGAATGCTATCACCTAAAGGAAACCTAAAGCAGAAAGTTCATTGCCTGATGGTAACTGCCTGTTATTATCAGGTATGGATGCAAAGAAATGGTGCCAGAATGAAGCAGGTGCTACTTAGACCAGAGAAAGTAGCTGCTATTATCATTGAGGAAGTAAAGAATAGAATCAGAAGGAAAATCACGCAGCCTGTCTCGAGTAATGAGAAGATATTGTTGGAAAGATGGGGTGTCCTAGGAGTGAGCTAG